A window of the Pseudomonas gozinkensis genome harbors these coding sequences:
- the putP gene encoding sodium/proline symporter PutP translates to MSASNPTLITFVIYIAAMVLIGFMAYRSTNNLSDYILGGRSLGSVVTALSAGASDMSGWLLMGLPGAIYMSGLSESWIAIGLIVGAYLNWLFVAGRLRVQTEHNGDALTLPDYFSSRFEDKSGLLRIISAVVILVFFTIYCASGIVAGARLFESTFGMSYETALWAGAAATIAYTFVGGFLAVSWTDTVQATLMIFALILTPIIVLLATGGVDTTFLAIEAQDPSNFDMLKGTTFIGIISLMGWGLGYFGQPHILARFMAADSVKSIAKARRISMTWMILCLGGTVAVGFFGIAYFSAHPEVAGPVTENHERVFIELAKILFNPWVAGVLLSAILAAVMSTLSCQLLVCSSALTEDFYKAFLRKNASQVELVWVGRAMVLVVALIAIAMAANPDNRVLGLVSYAWAGFGAAFGPVVLISVIWKKMTRDGALAGILVGAITVIVWKHFELLGLYEIIPGFIFASLAIYFVSLMGQPSAGMVQRFEAAEKDFHLNK, encoded by the coding sequence ATGAGCGCAAGCAATCCAACCCTGATCACGTTCGTGATCTACATCGCAGCAATGGTGCTGATCGGCTTCATGGCCTATCGCTCCACCAACAACCTTTCTGACTATATTCTCGGTGGCCGCAGCCTGGGCAGCGTAGTGACGGCATTGTCCGCCGGCGCTTCCGACATGAGCGGCTGGTTGCTGATGGGCCTGCCGGGCGCCATCTACATGTCCGGCCTGTCCGAAAGCTGGATCGCCATCGGCCTGATCGTCGGTGCCTACCTGAACTGGCTGTTCGTCGCCGGCCGTCTGCGTGTTCAGACCGAGCACAACGGCGATGCACTGACCCTGCCGGACTACTTCTCCAGCCGTTTCGAAGACAAGAGCGGTCTGCTGCGGATCATTTCGGCAGTCGTGATTCTGGTGTTCTTCACTATCTACTGCGCTTCCGGCATCGTGGCCGGCGCCCGTCTGTTTGAAAGCACCTTCGGCATGTCCTACGAGACCGCGCTGTGGGCCGGTGCTGCGGCAACGATTGCCTACACCTTCGTCGGCGGTTTCCTCGCGGTGAGCTGGACCGATACCGTACAGGCCACCCTGATGATCTTCGCGCTGATCCTGACGCCGATCATCGTGCTGCTGGCCACCGGCGGTGTGGACACCACGTTCCTGGCCATCGAAGCACAGGACCCGAGCAACTTCGACATGCTCAAGGGCACCACTTTCATCGGCATCATCTCGCTGATGGGCTGGGGTCTGGGCTACTTTGGCCAGCCGCACATCCTGGCGCGTTTCATGGCGGCGGATTCGGTGAAGTCGATCGCCAAGGCCCGTCGTATCTCCATGACCTGGATGATCCTGTGCCTGGGCGGCACCGTGGCGGTGGGTTTCTTCGGTATCGCTTACTTCTCGGCGCACCCGGAAGTAGCAGGTCCTGTCACCGAAAACCACGAGCGCGTGTTCATCGAACTGGCGAAAATCCTGTTCAACCCATGGGTTGCAGGCGTTCTGTTGTCGGCAATTCTCGCGGCGGTAATGAGCACCCTGAGCTGCCAGTTGCTGGTGTGCTCGAGCGCCTTGACCGAAGACTTCTACAAGGCTTTCCTGCGCAAAAACGCTTCCCAGGTTGAGCTGGTATGGGTTGGTCGCGCCATGGTGCTGGTGGTTGCACTGATCGCTATCGCGATGGCCGCCAACCCGGACAACCGCGTACTGGGTCTGGTGTCCTACGCCTGGGCCGGTTTCGGTGCAGCCTTCGGTCCGGTGGTGCTGATCTCGGTGATCTGGAAGAAAATGACCCGTGACGGCGCACTGGCCGGCATCCTGGTCGGCGCGATCACCGTGATCGTCTGGAAGCACTTCGAGCTGCTGGGTCTGTACGAAATCATCCCGGGCTTCATCTTCGCCAGCCTGGCGATCTACTTCGTCAGCCTGATGGGCCAGCCGAGCGCCGGCATGGTTCAGCGCTTTGAAGCGGCCGAGAAGGATTTCCATCTGAACAAGTGA
- a CDS encoding DUF4123 domain-containing protein, whose amino-acid sequence MVFVQPDQWLKDEPLKPSEQLFAIFSSSSAAEPLKAWPLKAQMPKPVWAETIYAEWDAVMPYVGIVDAGSEFLDWVATTESRDWGWLAVSSAGLDTVVEHFRSLTQVLMPDGKAVFFRFWDGRFFLPILESSEVDAGQLLPVLSRVLINGQPVEIGGRARVSGREYPWWSVPEKLLAQFGGDARINNALQWLSEEQPALFEAFPADVLRCKVVRFFAVSASDESSASALLDYLRDESE is encoded by the coding sequence ATGGTGTTTGTGCAGCCTGATCAATGGTTGAAGGATGAGCCGCTCAAACCGTCGGAGCAGTTGTTCGCGATTTTCAGTAGCTCCAGTGCGGCAGAGCCACTGAAGGCCTGGCCGCTGAAAGCGCAGATGCCGAAACCGGTCTGGGCGGAAACGATCTATGCGGAGTGGGATGCGGTGATGCCCTACGTGGGAATCGTCGACGCGGGCAGTGAGTTTCTGGATTGGGTGGCGACCACGGAGTCTCGGGACTGGGGCTGGCTGGCGGTGTCCTCGGCGGGGCTTGATACAGTGGTCGAGCACTTTCGCAGTTTGACCCAGGTGCTGATGCCGGACGGGAAAGCGGTGTTCTTCCGGTTCTGGGATGGGCGGTTTTTTTTGCCGATCCTTGAGTCGTCCGAGGTGGATGCCGGGCAATTGCTGCCGGTTCTCTCGCGAGTATTGATCAATGGTCAGCCAGTCGAGATCGGGGGCAGGGCGCGGGTCTCGGGGCGGGAGTATCCTTGGTGGTCGGTGCCGGAAAAGCTGCTGGCGCAATTTGGCGGTGATGCCCGGATCAACAATGCCTTGCAGTGGTTGAGCGAGGAGCAGCCGGCGTTGTTCGAGGCATTTCCCGCCGATGTTTTGCGCTGCAAGGTTGTCAGGTTTTTTGCGGTTTCGGCGTCGGACGAATCGTCGGCTTCGGCATTACTGGACTACTTGCGGGACGAATCAGAGTGA
- a CDS encoding type VI secretion system tip protein VgrG — MFAPANQPRFTLTVEGAQFDLKVLEFTGKEAISQPYRFEVELVSERPDLDLESLLHCQAFLSFDAQGNGVHGQIYQIGQWDSGKRLTRYHLSLVPRLMYLGHRINQRIFQHQTVPQIVAQILKDHAILRDAFEFRLGSDYPAREYCVQYAESDLAFIQRLCAEVGIHFHFQHSSSGHFLVFGDDQTVFPRLAEPVLYLPGSGMIGTASAIQRFNVRLETRTSVVTRRDYNFEKPLLHMQSGIDSEQRPVLEDYHFPGQFSDRESGRQLAQRALERHVADYRQVEGRSDASALACGHFLQLAEHPRQDWNDLWLLTAIEHYGRQPQVLEESVTSDGEDAQGYRNAFLATPWDVFFRPALGPDKPRMLGYQPAVVTGPKDSEIHCDEYGRVKVQLAWDRDGELNEHSSCWLRVASGWAHDRYGSVLIPRVGMEVLVGFIDSDADKPLVMGCLPNAATPVPLDLPADKTRSIFRSQSSPGGGGYNELRIEDRKGAEEIYLRAQRNWTQHVLNDQQVQVDNQRSVVVTGLAKHELKADEQRITHGQRQTEVKQDDHLTVTGDRHIRVSNQAINASAQFHVSAGQQVVIDGGASATIQAGGQWINIGPGGIFSSVPIVVGGAPMAAMSAAPTVPGLPEKLMAAPAAILTAAQIMSLKGDAPFCEECERCKDGVCAA, encoded by the coding sequence ATGTTCGCGCCTGCCAATCAACCGCGTTTCACGTTGACCGTCGAAGGCGCCCAGTTTGACCTCAAAGTCCTTGAGTTCACGGGCAAGGAAGCCATCAGCCAACCCTATCGATTCGAGGTGGAGTTGGTCAGTGAGCGGCCGGATCTGGATCTGGAAAGCCTGCTGCATTGTCAGGCGTTTCTGAGTTTTGATGCCCAAGGTAACGGTGTTCACGGGCAGATTTATCAGATTGGTCAGTGGGATTCCGGAAAACGTCTGACCCGCTACCACTTGAGCCTTGTTCCACGTCTGATGTATCTCGGTCATCGGATCAATCAACGGATTTTCCAGCATCAGACGGTTCCGCAGATTGTCGCGCAGATCCTCAAAGATCATGCAATCCTGCGCGACGCCTTCGAGTTCCGACTGGGAAGTGACTACCCCGCGCGCGAATATTGCGTGCAGTACGCCGAGAGTGATTTGGCGTTTATCCAGCGCCTTTGTGCTGAGGTGGGCATTCATTTCCACTTTCAACACAGTTCCAGCGGACATTTTCTGGTATTCGGCGATGACCAGACCGTGTTTCCACGACTGGCCGAGCCCGTCTTGTATTTGCCCGGCAGCGGCATGATCGGGACAGCGTCGGCGATCCAGCGCTTCAACGTTCGCCTGGAAACGCGGACCAGTGTTGTCACTCGGCGCGACTACAACTTCGAGAAACCGCTGCTGCACATGCAAAGCGGCATCGACAGTGAACAGCGCCCGGTGCTGGAGGACTATCACTTTCCCGGCCAGTTCAGTGATCGCGAGAGCGGCAGGCAACTGGCTCAGCGCGCACTTGAGCGGCATGTCGCCGATTATCGGCAGGTCGAGGGACGCAGCGATGCATCCGCACTGGCCTGCGGACACTTCCTGCAACTGGCCGAGCACCCACGCCAGGATTGGAATGACCTCTGGTTGCTGACAGCCATCGAGCACTATGGCCGACAGCCGCAAGTGCTGGAGGAATCGGTGACCAGTGATGGGGAGGATGCCCAAGGTTACCGTAATGCCTTTCTTGCAACACCGTGGGATGTGTTTTTCCGTCCAGCTCTTGGGCCAGACAAACCACGAATGCTTGGCTATCAACCGGCCGTGGTCACCGGCCCGAAAGACAGTGAAATCCATTGCGACGAGTACGGTCGGGTCAAGGTGCAACTGGCCTGGGATCGCGACGGCGAACTCAACGAGCATTCCAGCTGCTGGCTGCGGGTCGCCAGCGGCTGGGCCCATGACCGTTATGGGAGCGTGCTGATTCCGCGGGTCGGCATGGAAGTGCTGGTGGGGTTCATCGATTCCGATGCCGACAAACCGCTGGTCATGGGTTGCCTGCCGAACGCCGCCACGCCGGTGCCGCTGGATCTGCCGGCCGACAAGACCCGCAGTATTTTCCGCAGCCAGAGTAGTCCCGGCGGCGGGGGCTACAACGAATTGCGCATCGAAGATCGCAAAGGCGCCGAGGAAATCTACCTGCGCGCCCAGCGAAACTGGACGCAGCATGTGCTGAATGATCAGCAGGTGCAGGTGGATAACCAGCGCAGCGTTGTCGTGACCGGTCTCGCTAAACATGAACTGAAAGCGGATGAGCAGCGCATCACCCATGGCCAGCGCCAGACCGAAGTGAAGCAGGATGATCACCTCACGGTGACCGGCGACCGACACATCCGCGTGAGCAATCAGGCGATCAACGCCAGCGCTCAATTCCACGTCAGCGCCGGGCAGCAAGTGGTGATCGACGGCGGGGCGAGCGCGACGATTCAGGCGGGCGGGCAGTGGATAAACATCGGCCCGGGCGGGATCTTCAGCAGCGTGCCGATTGTGGTGGGTGGCGCGCCGATGGCGGCGATGAGTGCGGCGCCGACAGTGCCGGGGTTGCCGGAGAAACTGATGGCGGCACCGGCAGCGATTTTGACTGCCGCGCAAATCATGAGCCTTAAAGGTGATGCGCCGTTCTGCGAAGAATGCGAGCGCTGCAAGGATGGTGTTTGTGCAGCCTGA
- a CDS encoding 23S rRNA (adenine(2030)-N(6))-methyltransferase RlmJ codes for MNYRHAFHAGNHADVFKHLTLTRLIALMSRKEQPFAYLDSHAGIGLYDLQGDQANRTGEYLEGIARLWDQPDLPALTADYMKVLHEMNPDGQLRYYPGSPELARRLTRPQDRVMLNEKHPEDGVLLKDNMAGDRRVKVHLGEGWHVARAMLPVQEKRAVMLIDPPFEQLDEMQRCAASMKEAIGRMRQTVAAIWYPVKDQRALRRFYQDLAGTGAPKLLRVELLVHPLDTPNSLNGSGLAIANPPWGLEEELRELLPWLSKKLGQTQGGWQMDWLIAES; via the coding sequence ATGAATTATCGTCACGCCTTCCATGCCGGCAATCACGCCGATGTGTTCAAACACCTGACCTTGACCCGCCTCATCGCCCTGATGTCGCGCAAGGAGCAGCCGTTTGCCTATCTCGACAGCCACGCCGGCATCGGTCTGTATGACTTGCAGGGCGATCAGGCCAACCGTACCGGCGAGTACCTGGAAGGCATCGCGCGGTTGTGGGATCAGCCGGATCTGCCGGCGCTGACCGCTGACTACATGAAAGTGCTGCACGAGATGAACCCGGATGGCCAGTTGCGCTATTACCCGGGTTCGCCGGAGCTGGCGCGGCGTCTGACCCGGCCGCAGGATCGGGTGATGCTCAACGAGAAGCACCCCGAAGACGGCGTCTTGCTCAAAGACAACATGGCCGGCGATCGTCGGGTCAAAGTGCATCTGGGCGAGGGCTGGCATGTCGCCCGCGCGATGTTGCCGGTGCAGGAGAAGCGCGCGGTGATGCTGATTGATCCGCCGTTCGAGCAGCTTGATGAAATGCAGCGTTGTGCGGCGTCAATGAAAGAGGCCATTGGCCGGATGCGCCAGACCGTGGCAGCGATCTGGTATCCGGTGAAGGATCAGCGCGCGCTGCGTCGTTTCTATCAGGATCTGGCCGGCACCGGTGCGCCGAAGTTGCTGCGGGTCGAGCTGTTGGTGCATCCGCTGGACACGCCGAACAGCCTGAACGGTTCTGGCCTGGCGATTGCCAATCCGCCGTGGGGGCTGGAGGAAGAATTGCGTGAGCTGCTGCCGTGGCTGTCCAAGAAGCTTGGGCAGACCCAGGGTGGATGGCAGATGGATTGGTTGATCGCCGAGAGCTGA